Proteins encoded together in one Telopea speciosissima isolate NSW1024214 ecotype Mountain lineage chromosome 4, Tspe_v1, whole genome shotgun sequence window:
- the LOC122659655 gene encoding phosphatidylglycerophosphate phosphatase PTPMT2-like — MKIEELGEVESDEKDLLSRRQIVNVDAKRALVGAGARILFYPTLLYNVFRNKTEAEFRWWDEIDQFLLLGAVPFPKDVPRLKQLGVGGVITLNEPYETLVPTSLYHAYGIDHLVIPTRDYLFAPSLTDISRAVDFIHKNASCERTTYVHCKAGRGRSTTIVLCYLVEYKNMTPAAALEYVRSRRPRVLLAPSQWKAVQEYGMRHRNVSAHSPVGDEVLITKADLEGYHGPRNDAAGKELISSCKGTRGRPMIARLCCLFASLKVSGGCTSDVGRVPQIRAC; from the exons ATGAAGATCGAGGAATTAGGAGAGGTGGAATCTGATGAAAAAGATCTCCTTTCACGGAGACAGATTGTTAACGTGGACGCAAAGAGAGCGTTAGTTGGAGCAGGGGCGCGGATTCTCTTCTATCCTACTCTTTTATATAATGTGTTTCGGAATAAGACTGAAGCGGAGTTCCGATGGTGGGATGAAATTGATCAG tttcttttgcTGGGGGCTGTTCCATTTCCCAAGGATGTTCCACGCTTGAAGCAGCTTGGTGTTGGAGGCGTCATCACTCTCAATGAACCATACGAGACTTTGGTTCCTACCTCCTTGTACCAT GCTTATGGAATTGACCATCTGGTTATTCCAACAAGGGACTACCTATTTGCCCCATCACTTACAGATATTAGCCGAGCTGTTGACTTCATTCACA AGAATGCATCATGTGAAAGAACTACTTATGTTCACTGTAAAGCTGGGCGGGGTAGGAGTACAACCATTGTCCTCTGCTATTTG GTGGAGTATAAGAATATGACACCTGCTGCTGCATTGGAATATGTGCGATCTAGAAGACCTAGAGTGCTGCTAGCTCCTTCACAATGGAAG GCTGTCCAAGAGTATGGAATGCGCCACCGAAATGTTTCTGCACACTCACCTGTAGGGGATGAAGTTCTGATAACGAAGGCAGATTTGGAAGGTTACCATGGACCTCGCAATGATGCTGCTGGTAAGGAGCTGATCAGCAGCTGCAAGGGAACGAGAGGTAGGCCTATGATAGCAAGACTCTGTTGCCTTTTCGCATCCTTGAAAGTTTCAGGAGGCTGCACATCAGATGTTGGAAGGGTGCCACAGATTCGTGCATGTTAG